The following coding sequences are from one Enterococcus sp. 4G2_DIV0659 window:
- a CDS encoding phage holin family protein gives MFEYLDRFLVDADHKAIYVLTLICVAMIIDFLSGSLAAKLNPAIEFKSKVGINGILRKIASMVLLMFFIPLAPLIPGGTGVGLLYVLYVGYLLMELKSILENYQKMGLGTELFEEFIKSIKNGKGE, from the coding sequence ATGTTTGAGTATTTAGATCGTTTCTTAGTCGACGCAGATCATAAAGCAATTTATGTATTAACATTGATTTGTGTGGCAATGATTATTGATTTTTTAAGTGGCAGTTTAGCCGCTAAACTCAATCCGGCAATTGAGTTTAAAAGTAAAGTAGGGATTAACGGCATATTGCGTAAAATAGCTAGTATGGTTTTGTTGATGTTTTTTATTCCATTAGCACCACTTATCCCAGGGGGGACAGGAGTTGGTCTACTTTATGTTTTATATGTAGGTTATCTTTTGATGGAATTAAAGTCTATTCTTGAAAACTACCAAAAGATGGGCCTTGGCACAGAATTGTTTGAGGAGTTTATCAAAAGTATAAAGAATGGAAAAGGGGAGTAG